The Spirosoma sp. SC4-14 DNA window CTTGAATCCACAATCCCCTATTCATACCTGCATGCTTTGTACCCCAACGCTCAGATTGTTATCAATTCGACATCGGGCGAAATAATTTCCGACAAAGTACAGGATAATTCACTCGTAGTTACGGCCATTGAGTTCGAAAAATCGACGGTTCGAACGGTTCAGGTCGATATTTTCGATCATAAAGAAAGCTACCAGGCAGGAGAGGCCATTGCGCACGCACTCGATGATGCCAATCTGGCTGCTATTATCCTTATTTCGGACGGTGGCGTTGTAAATGGGAGCGATTTAATAGAAGGTACAAACCGAAGTCTGAATCGCCTGGTGCCCGTGATAGGGGGGTTGGCTGGCGATGCCGACCGTTTCGAACGAACATTGGTGGGGGTGAATCAGGACCCTGCGGCTGGGAAAGTTGTTGGTATTGGCTTATACGGTGCTGACCTGAAAGTTGGTCATGGTTCAATGGGGGGCTGGGATGTGTTTGGACCGGAGCGGGAAGTGACCAAATCGTCTTATAACGAACTATACCAGATCGACGATCGAATTGCCCTGGATCTATATAAAGACTATCTTGGGAAATATGCCGATGGACTGCCCGGAACGGCGTTGCTTTTTCCTCTGTCGATTCGGGTTACACCCGATTCGAAACCGCTGGTTCGTACTATTTTGTCGATCGATGAAACGGCTAAGAGTATGACTTTTGCGGGCGACATTCCCGAAGGAGCCCGAGTCCGGTTTATGCGGGCAAATATGGACCGGCTGGTCGAAGCTTCGGCAACGGCCGCTCAGAAATCGCTTCAACAGCTAGGAAAGACTCCCGAGCTGGCTTTATTGATTAGCTGTGTTGGACGTAAACTGGTGCTGGGCCAACGTACGGAAGAAGAAGTGGAAGTAGCCCGTGATATTTTTGGCAACCAACCCATTATGACGGGTTTTTATTCTTACGGCGAAATTGCACCGGCAGGCCCCGCTACCCCCGGCGAACTGCACAACCAAACCATGACAATTACTATTCTGTCTGAACAATAAACAATGGAGGT harbors:
- a CDS encoding FIST N-terminal domain-containing protein, with amino-acid sequence MKIGQLRFVDGNWEQISETPGFQPEKAHLVLTFGERKLLESTIPYSYLHALYPNAQIVINSTSGEIISDKVQDNSLVVTAIEFEKSTVRTVQVDIFDHKESYQAGEAIAHALDDANLAAIILISDGGVVNGSDLIEGTNRSLNRLVPVIGGLAGDADRFERTLVGVNQDPAAGKVVGIGLYGADLKVGHGSMGGWDVFGPEREVTKSSYNELYQIDDRIALDLYKDYLGKYADGLPGTALLFPLSIRVTPDSKPLVRTILSIDETAKSMTFAGDIPEGARVRFMRANMDRLVEASATAAQKSLQQLGKTPELALLISCVGRKLVLGQRTEEEVEVARDIFGNQPIMTGFYSYGEIAPAGPATPGELHNQTMTITILSEQ